The genomic window CGGAGATATTTTATTTTTGGACTCTCACCAAGAAGGGCGTTCGGCCTTCCCCTCGTAGCCCCATGAACATGGTCAATATAAAGACAACAGTCTTCCTCTTCTATAAAATGTCGTATCCTGTCAAGGTTCAACGTTCCCCGTTTTTTGAGAAAGTCCTCATACAGCCTTGTGGGATTGATCCTTTCAAAGCTTGTGGGTTTTACTTCCCGCACAATCGTCTTCTCAGCCATCAGCCGGTTTGCATGTTTCTCTATAACCCGGGTAATATCCGGTCCTGCAGGGCCACCGTCCGCCGGATTAAATTTGAATCCCGCATAATTTGCCGGATTATGTGAAGGGGTGAGGTTTATGGAGCATGCCGCATGGAGCATCTCAATAGCAGCCGAAAATTCAGGGGTAATAGCCTCCCCTGCGTAGTAGACCTTGATGCCTTCTTTCGTGAGTAAACCCATTACCGATGAAGCAAATTCTGGCCCTAAAAACCGGTTGTCGTGGCCCACAATAATACCGCGTTTTTTAACCTCATCAAAATCCTTTACTCCCAGCGATTCCATCACCTCTTGTCCGCTTGTCTTAAACATCTCAAGAAGCGCGGTAGCCACGATGCGCACGTTGTTAAAGGTAAAATCGGCGCCTATCTCACCCCGCCATCCGGAAGTGCCGAAAGCAACCTCTGCCGGATTTGTATTCTCTCTTGCAAATCTTTGTATTTCTCTGAGAAGACCGGCGTTCTGCCTCACGTCTGCAAGGATAACTTTCCAGCATTCTCTTGCATCTTTAAAACGATCTGTTTTCATCTCTATTCACCGTTCTTTCTGGTATAACCTGCTGTTCACAAACACAAATAAAAAGATTAACGGTACTTGCTCGGTGAGAACCACGAAATCCGGTCTCTGTTTTCTGAAGATATCAGTCCGGTTTATCCTTCCTTTTTCGTCTCGTTACGGAGAAATACACTACCCACAGGGCGACAAAACCGACGGCATATAGTATTACAAAACCGGTGTGATTCATTTCTTTACAAAAACCAGAACAATTCTTTGCATGTTGCAGAGAGCCGCAGATATGCACAGACAAGCGAAAAACAATATGGAGGTTTTTAGAAAATCATCCTGGCTCTAATGCAGAGGGAAGGTTCGGATGTTTGATCAGACTGTTGCCCGCGATATGGGCTGCTGTAATGATGCCTGAGCTGCCGCAAGTCTTGCAATGGGAACCCGAAACGGAGAACAACTCACGTAGTTCATTCCCACATTGTGACAAAACGAAATGGTCTGCGGATCTCCTCCATGCTCGCCACAAATCCCGATCTTGAGCTGTGGACGCGTGCTTCTTCCTTTTTTAATGCCAATTTCCACGAGCTGACCAGTGCCCTCCTGGTCTATTACCTGGAACGGGTCTTTTTCAAGGATACCTTTTTCAAGGTATTCAGGCACGAAGGAACCAACGTCATCACGGCTGAAACCAAAGGTCATCTGCGTAAGATCGTTGGTGCCAAAGGAAAAGAATTCGGCTTGCTTGGCAATCTTGTCAGCAATCAGGGTTGCACGAGGCAGTTCAATCATGGTGCCGACCAGATACTCAATCTGCGCGTTTTTCTTCTGCATTACGGCTTTCGCAATCCCGTGAACACTATCTTTTAACAGATCAAACTCCTGCACCGTACTGATAATAGGCAGCATAATCTCCGGGTATACCGCAACACCCTTTTTCTTCACGTTGCAGGCAGCTTCAATGATTGCCTGTATCTGCATATCATAGATCTCCGGATAGGTAATGCCCAAACGGCATCCACGATGACCCAGCATGGGATTCAATTCGTGAAGTGCAGACACCTTTTCCTGCACCTCTTTCAGGCTAATTTTCATCTGTTTCGCCATGTCTTTCTGATTGTGCTCTTCCTGCGGAAGAAACTCATGAAGCGGCGGGTCGAGAAGCCGTATCGTGACGGGTAGCCCGTCCATGGCGGTGAATATCTGTTCAAAATCACGACGCTGCATAGGGAGCAATTTCTTCAGGGCGGATGTATATAAATTCATTGGCTCTTTGAGTTCTTTCCTGACTTGCATCAGTTCCTTTCGAAGCGCATCCGTCTTGTTGCTGGCACACTTTTGCAGTTCCTTTTCCAGTCCGGCAATCTTTGCCTTGAAAATTTTTACGTCCGGGGCGGAAAGGATCATCTGACGTACGGAGTCAATCCTGCATTCACCAAAGAACATATGCTCTGTCCTGCACAGCCCGATACCTTCAGCGCCCAATTCCCTCGCCTTTTTTGCATCTGCCGGCGTGTCGGCATTCGTCCTGATCTTCAGTTTACGCGCTTCATCAGCCCATTGCATAAGGGTAGCAAAATCTCCGCTGAGTCCTGGTTCAATCGTGGGGACCATCCCCAGCATAACTTCACCCGTACTTCCGTCGATCGAGATATAATCTCCTTTTTTTATGAGTTTACTATTCACCTTAAAGCTCTGGCTTTTGTAATCTACCTGTAACGCGCCGCATCCCGCCACACAACATTTCCCCATTCCCCGCGCTACGACAGCTGCGTGAGACGTCATTCCGCCGCGTGTTGTCAGGATGCCTCTGGAAACGTGCATGCCTCCGATATCTTCAGGCGAGGTCTCTTTTCGCACGAGAATAACCTTCTCTTTCTTTTCAAGCGCCCATTTTTCCGCGTCTTCCGCGTTGAATACAACTCTCCCCGTGGCCGCACCCGGAGATGCCGGGAGGCCGGTGGCAATGATCTGCTTTTTCGCCTTCGGGTCAAAGGTGGGATGCAACAACTGGTCTAGCTCGCTGGGGTTGACGCGCGCAATGGCGACCTTCTTGTCAATCAGTCCTTCTTTGACCATATCAACGGCGATCTTGACTGCCGCATGGGTAGTGCGTTTCCCCGTTCTTGT from Candidatus Brocadia sp. includes these protein-coding regions:
- the ppdK gene encoding pyruvate, phosphate dikinase codes for the protein MAPKYVYFFGNGSADGKSDMKHLLGGKGANLAEMTNLGIPVPPGFTITTEVCDAYYKNNKKYPDGLAKEIEQNLSRLEKLMGAKLGDPANPLLVSVRSGAAASMPGMMDTVLNLGLTPDAVAGLIKKTNNERFVWDAYRRFITMFGDVVMGVERHYFEEILDAYKKKARIKSDTELTSDQLKKIVEEFKSVYKKKTRENFPTDPKVQLQKAIEAVFASWNNPRAVKYRQLYEIKGLLGTAVNIQTMVFGNMGNHSATGVCFTRNPSTGENKFYGEFLINAQGEDVVAGIRTPEPIAHLEKEMPAVYKQLVAYKNTLENHFKDVQDIEFTIQENRLFMLQTRTGKRTTHAAVKIAVDMVKEGLIDKKVAIARVNPSELDQLLHPTFDPKAKKQIIATGLPASPGAATGRVVFNAEDAEKWALEKKEKVILVRKETSPEDIGGMHVSRGILTTRGGMTSHAAVVARGMGKCCVAGCGALQVDYKSQSFKVNSKLIKKGDYISIDGSTGEVMLGMVPTIEPGLSGDFATLMQWADEARKLKIRTNADTPADAKKARELGAEGIGLCRTEHMFFGECRIDSVRQMILSAPDVKIFKAKIAGLEKELQKCASNKTDALRKELMQVRKELKEPMNLYTSALKKLLPMQRRDFEQIFTAMDGLPVTIRLLDPPLHEFLPQEEHNQKDMAKQMKISLKEVQEKVSALHELNPMLGHRGCRLGITYPEIYDMQIQAIIEAACNVKKKGVAVYPEIMLPIISTVQEFDLLKDSVHGIAKAVMQKKNAQIEYLVGTMIELPRATLIADKIAKQAEFFSFGTNDLTQMTFGFSRDDVGSFVPEYLEKGILEKDPFQVIDQEGTGQLVEIGIKKGRSTRPQLKIGICGEHGGDPQTISFCHNVGMNYVSCSPFRVPIARLAAAQASLQQPISRATV